ATCATTAATGATATGAACGCAGAAAACGAAATTCCAACAGCATCCCCTAAATTATAAATCTCGCCATTATAAGCGTAAACTTTGGGTTCATCTAAAGGTGCCAGAGGACCAAAGACAAGAGAAATTAGTACGATAATAACTGCAATTATCCCTGCAGTCATATAATACTCTCCTTTAGTCGTTGGAGAAAAGTTCATAGGTAAAGCTTTATGCTATAATATATAGATTTTTTCATATGTCGTTTTCAAAGAAGTTTTACGATATGCAAGACTTTATCTTATCTAGAACTGCGCTGGAAAAAGTTAAGAGGCACGTTGAAGAGAGGAAAGAAAACAGTGTTTATAAATGGATATCCAGTGAATTAAACTATTTCCTTAATAAGTATGAAAATGAAGAAGACCTAAAGCAATGCATAGGGAAGATAAAAGATGGTCTATCCAAGGAGAATTATAATGACGTCCTGCAAGGTTCTAAAGAATGTATAGAAATTCTTTCCAAAAAAATTAATGAACTTTATGAAAGTTTAATGGAGCAGGGTCAATAACCCGTTAATATTTTCATACATAATATAAATTGCCGTTATTATAATAATTGCTGCAAAAATTTTCCTTAGCATTCCTCTAGGCATTCTTGAAGCTATGGATGCTCCTGCGTAGCCACCTGCTATTCCTCCTACTAAATAAGCTATGCTAACCAATGGAAGAACGTAACCATAGTACGCATAAACTCCTGCAGAAGTTATACCAAAAGTACCTACTGAAACTAGCGACGTTCCTACAGCCTTAATCATACATAAACCAGTACTAAATAGCAAACCGGGCACTATTAGGAATCCTCCTCCGATTCCGAAATAGCCCGAAGCAAAACCTACTATGAAGCCTGCAGGAATCACTTTCTTTATTGAGACATCAGAAGTTAGAGACTTTATTGAGAGGGTTGATAAGTTCCTTAAACTTATCTGAGTCGTTGAAGCTTTAGTTAATTCCCTAACTTGCTTTTGAGGTCTTAACATGAGTAACGCTACTGCTATCATTAGAATTCCGAAGAAAAACAACAAGGATTGACCGGGAGTTATATGGCTAACATACCCGCCAACTATTGCCCCTGCAATTCCTGGTATCGTAAACATTATACCTTCTGGTAATCTTACATTACCTTTTCTAAAGTGCATGTAACTGTTAATATAAGCGTTTAGTCCAACAGCTAGAGCGGTAGTTCCTAAAGCTACGTGAGCAACATAGTCTGAATACTCGTGAGCTAAAGCCGGATTTGATGCGTACTGAGAAGGAACAGTAGCTAGCCCAACAAAATACAGTAGTAATGGTACTGCTAATATTGAACCTCCTCCACCGATCAAGCCTAAACTGAAACCAACTAGAACTCCTGAGATTATTGCAAGAATATACTCGATTGGGGTAACTACTATTGCTATCATAACTTTATTCTCTTTACTTTATATTTTAAAAAGTTTCGTTTGTGAAAAGTTAAGGTATTTCTTCTCCATGAGGGCAAT
This genomic interval from Acidianus sp. HS-5 contains the following:
- a CDS encoding sulfite exporter TauE/SafE family protein — encoded protein: MIAIVVTPIEYILAIISGVLVGFSLGLIGGGGSILAVPLLLYFVGLATVPSQYASNPALAHEYSDYVAHVALGTTALAVGLNAYINSYMHFRKGNVRLPEGIMFTIPGIAGAIVGGYVSHITPGQSLLFFFGILMIAVALLMLRPQKQVRELTKASTTQISLRNLSTLSIKSLTSDVSIKKVIPAGFIVGFASGYFGIGGGFLIVPGLLFSTGLCMIKAVGTSLVSVGTFGITSAGVYAYYGYVLPLVSIAYLVGGIAGGYAGASIASRMPRGMLRKIFAAIIIITAIYIMYENINGLLTLLH